In Nocardioides dokdonensis FR1436, the following are encoded in one genomic region:
- the metH gene encoding methionine synthase has protein sequence MEPVGPAEWRPDATDELRAALVERILVIDGAMGTAIQRDRPDEAGYRGERFADWPSDLIGNNDLLTLTQPDIIESIHREYLESGADLIETNTFNANSISLADYGLEALAYELNLEAARMARRAADAVATPERPRYVAGALGPTTRTASISPDVNDPAARNVTFDALVAAYRTAARGLVDGGSDLLVIETIFDTLNAKAAIFAVESLFEDLGRRWPLIVSGTITDASGRTLSGQTTEAFWNSVRHARPLAIGLNCALGAREMRPYIAELSRVADTFVSCYPNAGLPNAFGEYDEAAAETAAVVHEFAQAGFVNLVGGCCGTTPAHVSAIAAAVRQERPRVPVELPSAMRLSGLEPFALDADSLFVNVGERTNITGSARFRKLIKDGDYDTALSVAAQQVESGAQVLDVNMDEGMIDGVAAMDRFTKLVASEPDISRVPLMVDSSKFEVIEAGLKNVQGKPIVNSISLKEGEEAFIAHARLCRKYGAAAVVMAFDEDGQADNLQRRQSICERAYRILVDVVDFPAEDIIFDPNVFAVATGIEEHASYGLDFIEAARWIKANLPGAKVSGGISNVSFSFRGNNPVREAIHAVFLFHAIKAGLDMGIVNAGALVVYDQVEPELRERIEDVVLNRRPDAAERLLEIAEEHNRAGQPVEATTEEWRGLPVSERITHALVKGIDTYAEADAEELRLEIAARGGRPIEVIEGPLMAGMDVVGDLFGAGKMFLPQVVKSARVMKKAVAHLIPFIEQEKIDNPEYATAKETNGTIVMATVKGDVHDIGKNIVGVVLQCNNFEVIDLGVMVPAQKILDTAREVGADIIGLSGLITPSLDEMVTVATEMQRLGMDLPLLIGGATTSRAHTAVKVDPRYDGPVVWVKDASRSVPTAAALLHAERRTTLMADVKADYDSLRERHSHKTERPKLSYEQACANATPIDWSDYRPPAPNSPGIHVLDDYDLAELRDYIDWQPFFNAWEMKGRFPDILNNPASGETARKLYDDAQEMLDRVIAEKWITARGVFGFFPAAGDGDDTILYTDDTRNDVLTRLHHLRQQGQHREGIPNRSLGDFVAPLGTGLPDHVGGFAVTAGIGLPDRITAFQADNDDYSAILLESLADRLAEAFAERLHERVRTEFWGHQPEEQLSNEELIAERYEGIRPAPGYPACPDHTEKSTLWELLDVEASTGIELTESMAMWPGASVSGWYLSHPQSQYFVVGRIARDQVEAYAERKGWSLAEAERWLSPNLGYDPED, from the coding sequence ATGGAGCCCGTGGGCCCGGCCGAGTGGCGCCCCGACGCCACCGACGAGCTGCGCGCCGCCCTGGTCGAGCGGATCCTCGTCATCGACGGCGCCATGGGCACCGCCATCCAGCGCGACCGGCCCGACGAGGCCGGCTACCGCGGGGAGCGCTTCGCGGACTGGCCCAGCGACCTGATCGGCAACAACGACCTCCTCACCCTCACGCAGCCCGACATCATCGAGTCGATCCACCGCGAATACCTCGAGTCCGGTGCCGACCTCATCGAGACCAACACCTTCAACGCCAACTCGATCTCACTGGCCGACTACGGCTTGGAGGCGCTCGCCTACGAGCTGAACCTCGAGGCCGCCCGGATGGCCCGCCGTGCCGCCGACGCCGTGGCCACCCCCGAGCGGCCCCGCTACGTCGCCGGTGCCCTGGGTCCGACCACCCGCACCGCCTCGATCTCACCCGACGTCAACGACCCCGCGGCCCGCAACGTCACCTTCGACGCCCTGGTGGCGGCGTACCGCACCGCTGCCCGGGGACTGGTCGACGGTGGCAGCGACCTCCTCGTCATCGAGACGATCTTCGACACCCTCAACGCCAAGGCCGCGATCTTCGCGGTGGAGTCGCTCTTCGAGGACCTGGGCCGCCGGTGGCCGCTGATCGTCTCGGGCACCATCACCGACGCGTCCGGGCGCACCCTGTCGGGCCAGACCACCGAGGCGTTCTGGAACTCCGTGCGGCACGCCCGACCGCTGGCCATCGGCCTCAACTGTGCGCTCGGGGCCCGCGAGATGCGCCCCTACATCGCCGAGCTGTCCCGGGTGGCCGACACCTTCGTCTCCTGCTACCCCAACGCCGGCCTGCCCAACGCCTTCGGCGAGTACGACGAGGCCGCGGCCGAGACCGCCGCGGTGGTGCACGAGTTCGCGCAGGCGGGCTTCGTCAACCTGGTCGGCGGCTGCTGCGGCACCACCCCGGCCCACGTCAGCGCGATCGCCGCGGCGGTCCGGCAGGAGCGGCCCCGGGTGCCCGTGGAGCTGCCCAGCGCCATGCGTCTCTCGGGTCTCGAGCCGTTCGCCCTCGACGCCGACAGCCTCTTCGTCAACGTCGGGGAGCGCACCAACATCACCGGCTCCGCCCGCTTCCGCAAGCTGATCAAGGACGGCGACTACGACACCGCCCTGAGCGTGGCCGCCCAGCAGGTGGAGAGCGGCGCTCAGGTCCTCGACGTCAACATGGACGAGGGCATGATCGACGGGGTCGCGGCCATGGACCGCTTCACCAAGCTCGTGGCCAGCGAGCCCGACATCAGCCGGGTCCCGCTGATGGTCGACTCCTCGAAGTTCGAGGTGATCGAGGCCGGGCTCAAGAACGTCCAGGGCAAGCCGATCGTGAACTCGATCTCGCTGAAGGAGGGCGAGGAGGCGTTCATCGCCCACGCCCGACTGTGCCGCAAGTACGGCGCCGCGGCGGTGGTGATGGCCTTCGACGAGGACGGCCAGGCCGACAACCTGCAGCGCCGGCAGTCGATCTGCGAGCGGGCCTACCGGATCCTCGTCGACGTGGTCGACTTCCCGGCCGAGGACATCATCTTCGACCCCAACGTCTTCGCCGTGGCGACCGGCATCGAGGAGCACGCCTCCTACGGCCTCGACTTCATCGAGGCCGCCCGCTGGATCAAGGCGAACCTGCCGGGCGCCAAGGTCTCCGGCGGCATCTCCAACGTGAGCTTCTCCTTCCGCGGGAACAACCCCGTGCGCGAGGCGATCCACGCGGTCTTCCTGTTCCACGCCATCAAGGCGGGGCTCGACATGGGCATCGTCAACGCCGGTGCCCTGGTGGTCTACGACCAGGTGGAGCCCGAGCTGCGCGAGCGCATCGAGGACGTGGTGCTGAACCGGCGTCCCGACGCCGCCGAGCGCCTCCTCGAGATCGCCGAGGAGCACAACCGTGCCGGTCAGCCGGTCGAGGCCACCACCGAGGAGTGGCGCGGCCTGCCGGTCTCGGAGCGGATCACGCACGCGCTCGTCAAGGGCATCGACACCTACGCCGAGGCCGACGCCGAGGAGCTGCGGCTCGAGATCGCCGCGCGCGGCGGACGACCGATCGAGGTCATCGAGGGTCCGCTGATGGCCGGCATGGACGTGGTGGGCGACCTGTTCGGCGCCGGCAAGATGTTCCTGCCCCAGGTGGTGAAGTCGGCGCGGGTGATGAAGAAGGCCGTCGCGCACCTGATCCCGTTCATCGAGCAGGAGAAGATCGACAACCCCGAGTACGCCACCGCGAAGGAGACCAACGGCACCATCGTGATGGCGACGGTCAAGGGCGACGTGCACGACATCGGCAAGAACATCGTCGGGGTGGTCCTGCAGTGCAACAACTTCGAGGTCATCGACCTGGGGGTGATGGTGCCGGCGCAGAAGATCCTCGACACCGCCCGCGAGGTCGGCGCCGACATCATCGGCCTGTCTGGTCTGATCACCCCCTCTCTGGACGAGATGGTCACGGTGGCCACCGAGATGCAGCGCCTGGGGATGGACCTTCCGCTGCTGATCGGCGGCGCGACCACCTCACGCGCGCACACCGCGGTCAAGGTCGACCCGCGCTACGACGGGCCGGTGGTCTGGGTCAAGGACGCCTCCCGCTCGGTGCCGACCGCCGCCGCGCTGTTGCACGCCGAGCGGCGTACGACGCTGATGGCCGACGTCAAGGCCGACTACGACTCCCTGCGCGAGCGCCACTCGCACAAGACCGAGCGCCCCAAGCTCAGCTACGAGCAGGCCTGTGCCAACGCCACGCCGATCGACTGGAGCGACTACCGGCCCCCGGCCCCGAACAGTCCCGGGATCCACGTCCTCGACGACTACGACCTCGCTGAGCTGCGCGACTACATCGACTGGCAGCCGTTCTTCAACGCCTGGGAGATGAAGGGGCGCTTCCCCGACATCCTCAACAACCCGGCCTCGGGGGAGACCGCGCGCAAGCTCTACGACGACGCCCAGGAGATGCTGGACCGGGTGATCGCCGAGAAGTGGATCACCGCGCGCGGTGTCTTCGGCTTCTTCCCCGCGGCCGGCGACGGGGACGACACGATCCTCTACACCGACGACACCCGCAACGACGTGCTGACCAGGCTGCACCACCTGCGCCAGCAGGGTCAGCACCGCGAGGGGATCCCGAACCGCTCCCTGGGCGACTTCGTCGCGCCGCTCGGGACCGGGCTGCCCGACCACGTCGGTGGCTTCGCGGTGACGGCCGGGATCGGGCTGCCGGACCGCATCACGGCCTTCCAGGCCGACAACGACGACTACAGCGCCATCCTGCTGGAGTCGTTGGCCGACCGGTTGGCCGAGGCGTTCGCCGAGCGGCTGCACGAGCGGGTGCGCACCGAGTTCTGGGGCCACCAGCCCGAGGAGCAGCTCAGCAACGAGGAGCTGATCGCCGAGCGCTACGAGGGCATCCGGCCCGCGCCCGGCTACCCGGCCTGCCCCGACCACACCGAGAAGTCGACGCTGTGGGAGCTGCTCGACGTGGAGGCGAGCACCGGGATCGAGCTGACCGAGTCGATGGCGATGTGGCCCGGCGCCTCGGTGTCGGGGTGGTACCTGAGCCACCCGCAGTCGCAGTACTTCGTGGTCGGCCGGATCGCCCGCGACCAGGTCGAGGCGTACGCCGAGCGCAAGGGCTGGAGCCTGGCCGAGGCCGAGCGCTGGCTCTCGCCGAACCTCGGCTACGACCCGGAGGACTGA
- a CDS encoding ABC transporter substrate-binding protein, translating to MFRPRHALSLASAAILMLGLAACGEGERDSDSNSDGGGGSASGSWTLGTTETVTAMDPAGSYDIGSWNMQYSIFEQLLVIPAGEPDPVGDAAESCDYDDPQTITCTLREGLTFSNGNELTSSDVAFSMKRNLEIADPNGSSVLLGAIKDPDKDALAEGAIETPDDQTVVFHLNQPDLTFIKILSSATASIVDEETFPADELMADEEVVGSGPYMLSKYSQSKQAVLEANPEYDGDRAPASKTVFVQYFNDAAPLRNAAASSQVDVAWRTLSPTDLASIEDEGSVDVLRGEGSEFRYWVWQLGTPIGKDKAVRQAVAQIIDREAIAQNAYDGTVEPSYSIVPPGFGGQRDSFAEVYGESPDVDAAKQTLQDAGVKTPVQLTLGYTPTHYGPNAVDEATELAGQLNDSGLFQVSTEDAEWEEYQTLYKENAYDLFILGWYPDFLDADNYLTPFLRDGGFFQNGYSNDEVNSLLDQELGETDEATRDEQIGELQDIVAEDVPLIPSWNGQNVAVAVPEMEGVAETLDPTYIFRFWEISKG from the coding sequence GTGTTCAGACCCCGGCACGCGCTCTCCCTGGCCAGCGCGGCGATCCTCATGCTCGGTCTCGCCGCGTGCGGTGAGGGTGAGCGTGACAGCGACAGCAACAGCGACGGGGGCGGCGGCTCGGCCTCCGGCAGCTGGACGCTGGGCACCACCGAGACCGTGACCGCGATGGACCCTGCGGGGTCCTACGACATCGGTTCGTGGAACATGCAGTACTCCATCTTCGAGCAGCTCCTCGTGATCCCCGCCGGGGAGCCCGACCCGGTCGGCGACGCGGCGGAGTCCTGCGACTACGACGACCCGCAGACCATCACCTGCACGCTGCGCGAGGGGCTGACGTTCTCCAACGGCAACGAGCTGACCTCCTCCGACGTCGCGTTCTCGATGAAGCGCAACCTCGAGATCGCCGACCCGAACGGGTCGTCGGTCCTCCTGGGCGCGATCAAGGACCCCGACAAGGACGCCCTGGCCGAGGGCGCCATCGAGACCCCCGACGACCAGACAGTGGTCTTCCACCTCAACCAGCCGGACCTGACGTTCATCAAGATCCTCTCCAGCGCGACGGCCTCGATCGTCGACGAGGAGACGTTCCCCGCTGACGAGCTGATGGCCGACGAGGAGGTCGTCGGCTCGGGCCCCTACATGCTCTCGAAGTACTCCCAGAGCAAGCAGGCCGTCCTCGAGGCCAACCCGGAGTACGACGGCGACCGGGCGCCGGCCTCCAAGACGGTCTTCGTGCAGTACTTCAACGACGCCGCACCGCTGCGCAACGCCGCCGCGTCCTCCCAGGTCGACGTCGCCTGGCGCACGCTGAGCCCCACCGACCTGGCCTCCATCGAGGACGAGGGCAGCGTCGACGTGCTGCGTGGTGAGGGCTCGGAGTTCCGCTACTGGGTCTGGCAGCTCGGCACCCCCATCGGCAAGGACAAGGCGGTGCGCCAGGCCGTCGCGCAGATCATCGACCGCGAGGCGATCGCGCAGAACGCCTACGACGGCACCGTGGAGCCGTCGTACTCCATCGTGCCGCCCGGCTTCGGCGGCCAGAGGGACTCCTTCGCGGAGGTCTACGGCGAGAGCCCGGACGTCGACGCGGCCAAGCAGACGCTCCAGGACGCCGGGGTGAAGACCCCCGTGCAGCTGACCCTGGGCTACACCCCGACCCACTACGGCCCGAACGCCGTCGACGAGGCGACCGAGCTGGCCGGCCAGCTCAACGACAGCGGACTGTTCCAGGTCAGCACCGAGGACGCGGAGTGGGAGGAGTACCAGACGCTGTACAAGGAGAACGCCTACGACCTGTTCATCCTGGGCTGGTACCCCGACTTCCTGGACGCCGACAACTACCTGACGCCGTTCCTGCGCGACGGCGGCTTCTTCCAGAACGGCTACTCCAACGACGAGGTCAACTCGTTGCTCGACCAGGAGCTGGGGGAGACCGACGAGGCCACCCGCGACGAGCAGATCGGTGAGCTGCAGGACATCGTCGCCGAGGACGTCCCCCTGATCCCGTCGTGGAACGGGCAGAACGTCGCGGTCGCGGTGCCGGAGATGGAGGGGGTCGCGGAGACGCTCGACCCGACGTACATCTTCCGGTTCTGGGAGATCAGCAAGGGCTGA
- a CDS encoding HAD family hydrolase, which yields MPENPLPAAVLWDMDGTLVDTEPYWIETEFELAETHGGTWSTEHALNLVGNDLLTSGHYIREHMGIDLVPEQIVEELLDGVVARVDRAVPWRPGARELVLALGAAGVPCALVTMSYERLVAPILAHLPPETFRVIVTGDQVDLGKPHPEPYLTAAAALGVAAAACVAIEDSETGATSAEAAGCTVLVVENHVPVLPGPRRVFRDGLDDLHPADLGALRLP from the coding sequence GTGCCCGAGAACCCGCTGCCCGCAGCCGTGCTGTGGGACATGGACGGCACCCTCGTCGACACCGAGCCGTACTGGATCGAGACCGAGTTCGAGCTCGCCGAGACCCACGGCGGCACCTGGAGCACCGAGCACGCCCTCAACCTGGTGGGCAATGACCTGCTCACCTCGGGGCACTACATCCGCGAGCACATGGGCATCGACCTGGTGCCCGAGCAGATCGTGGAGGAGCTCCTCGACGGCGTCGTCGCCCGCGTCGACCGGGCCGTGCCGTGGCGCCCCGGGGCACGCGAGCTGGTCCTGGCCCTCGGTGCGGCCGGCGTGCCGTGTGCGCTGGTGACCATGTCCTACGAGCGGCTGGTCGCCCCGATCCTCGCGCACCTGCCGCCCGAGACCTTCCGCGTCATCGTCACCGGCGACCAGGTCGACCTCGGCAAGCCGCACCCCGAGCCGTACCTGACGGCCGCCGCCGCACTGGGGGTCGCGGCGGCCGCGTGCGTGGCCATCGAGGACTCCGAGACCGGGGCGACCTCGGCCGAGGCGGCCGGTTGCACGGTGCTGGTGGTCGAGAACCACGTGCCCGTGCTCCCCGGCCCCCGCCGCGTCTTCCGCGACGGCCTCGACGACCTCCACCCCGCCGACCTCGGGGCCCTCCGCCTGCCCTGA
- a CDS encoding response regulator — protein sequence MSPSGQPPTGNGRIRVVLVDDHAVIRAGLAQLLASTQDIDVVAQAGDGETAVAVVAEVRPDVVLMDLQMPVVDGVAATRRIRAEVPGVDVLVLTSFSDSERILDALDAGAVGYLLKDADPDDVLAGIRAVARGESPIHPKAARALLGARSGPTRPQLTGREVEVLRLVRDGLANKQIARRLDISERTVKAHLTSAFARIGVVDRTQAALWAQRHAL from the coding sequence ATGAGCCCGTCCGGCCAGCCGCCGACGGGCAACGGCCGGATCCGGGTGGTCCTCGTCGACGACCACGCCGTGATCCGCGCCGGGCTGGCCCAGCTGCTGGCGTCCACGCAGGACATCGACGTGGTGGCCCAGGCCGGGGACGGGGAGACCGCGGTGGCGGTGGTCGCCGAGGTCCGCCCCGACGTGGTGCTGATGGACCTGCAGATGCCCGTGGTCGACGGCGTGGCCGCGACCCGGCGCATCCGGGCCGAGGTCCCGGGGGTCGACGTGCTCGTGCTGACGTCGTTCTCCGACAGCGAGCGGATCCTCGACGCACTGGATGCGGGCGCCGTCGGCTACCTGCTCAAGGACGCCGACCCCGACGACGTGCTGGCCGGGATCCGTGCGGTCGCGCGCGGCGAGTCCCCGATCCACCCCAAGGCCGCCAGGGCCCTGCTCGGTGCCCGCTCCGGCCCGACCCGTCCCCAGCTGACCGGCCGGGAGGTCGAGGTGCTGCGGCTGGTGCGCGACGGGCTGGCCAACAAGCAGATCGCGCGCCGTCTCGACATCAGCGAACGCACCGTCAAGGCGCACCTGACCTCGGCGTTCGCCCGCATCGGGGTGGTGGACCGCACCCAGGCGGCGCTGTGGGCCCAGCGTCACGCCCTGTAG
- a CDS encoding ABC transporter permease has protein sequence MSSASSGSLPRYILIRILLVVPMMFVLLSIVFLLLRVAPGDPVSAAVGDKLSPEALESRRAALGLDRPLVVQYLEYLGRVAQFDFGRTISDNRPVLDIIKNQGGATLTLTLGAFLFALVIALPLGRLAGRHRDTALDAVIRIFGVVSYAAPVFWVGILLVLLVITYVPDWPTFGIASAETEFYVPDRSGIILVDAILANDSQSVVDVLQHHVLPCFTLGLLLSGVIIRLVRVNVIQTLKDDYVEAARARGIPERRVVRKHAFRNALVPVITVIGLQFALVLSGAILTERTFNWPGLGNELVTYVTARDYVAVQGLVTFFAVAVVIVSVVVDVLNALVDPRVRY, from the coding sequence ATGAGCTCCGCATCATCGGGCTCCCTGCCCCGCTACATCCTCATCCGGATCCTGCTGGTGGTCCCGATGATGTTCGTGCTGCTCAGCATCGTCTTCCTGCTGCTGCGGGTGGCGCCCGGCGACCCGGTGAGCGCGGCGGTCGGCGACAAGCTCAGCCCGGAGGCGCTGGAGAGCCGCCGCGCGGCGCTGGGCCTGGACCGCCCGCTGGTCGTGCAGTACCTGGAGTATCTGGGCCGGGTCGCGCAGTTCGACTTCGGTCGCACCATCAGCGACAACCGCCCGGTCCTGGACATCATCAAGAACCAGGGCGGGGCGACGCTGACGCTCACCCTGGGCGCGTTCCTGTTCGCGCTGGTCATCGCCCTGCCGCTCGGACGCCTGGCGGGCCGGCACCGGGACACCGCCCTCGACGCGGTCATCCGGATCTTCGGAGTCGTCAGCTACGCAGCCCCGGTCTTCTGGGTGGGCATCCTCCTGGTGCTGCTGGTGATCACCTACGTGCCCGACTGGCCCACCTTCGGCATCGCCTCGGCGGAGACGGAGTTCTACGTCCCCGACCGCTCCGGGATCATCCTCGTGGACGCGATCCTGGCCAACGACTCCCAGTCGGTGGTCGACGTCCTGCAGCACCACGTGCTGCCCTGCTTCACCCTCGGCCTGCTGCTCTCGGGCGTGATCATCCGTCTCGTGCGCGTCAACGTCATCCAGACCCTCAAGGACGACTACGTCGAGGCGGCCCGGGCCCGGGGCATCCCCGAGCGCCGGGTGGTGCGCAAGCACGCCTTCCGCAACGCACTGGTGCCGGTGATCACCGTGATCGGGCTCCAGTTCGCGCTGGTGCTGTCCGGGGCCATCCTCACCGAGCGCACCTTCAACTGGCCCGGGCTGGGCAACGAGCTGGTGACCTACGTGACAGCACGCGACTACGTGGCCGTGCAGGGCCTGGTGACCTTCTTCGCGGTCGCCGTGGTGATCGTCAGCGTGGTCGTCGACGTCCTCAACGCGCTCGTCGACCCCCGGGTGAGGTACTGA
- a CDS encoding sensor histidine kinase yields MSAPTEHPGPRGRTAWIRSPVVLFVVVSAVLVGAIFVATNVIADDAATEAARAQAESVSELLAHTTAEPYVGGGLLSGKPGASDRFFRKAPNLLQSKDVDSVDLFASDGTLIYSQDDPAAVPIMTRERYELSDAQRDVLAEGGTGSELADPTTQRSLDRTGNEDGLVKIFTQIQTPRGEPVLFVAYWALDGLEDRRTQIFGSFRWITLGPLMLLSLISAGMLGLLTMQVRRAGRERERLLQSAMDASDAERRRIARDLHDGVVQDLAGTAFSLSAVARDSQVPPPVRLRLDAAGASLRDGLKSLRSLLAEIHPPDLHGKGLSSALSDLLAPASAAGIGASVSVDGLEEAPEAEVALLWRVAQEAVRNTLRHAQASTLAVTVRGNASGSLLEVVDDGTGFDQDCASGPEHFGLTGLRSLVADAGGHLEVHSAPGEGTTVRLAVRR; encoded by the coding sequence GTGAGCGCCCCGACCGAGCACCCGGGTCCTCGGGGGCGCACGGCCTGGATTCGCAGCCCGGTGGTGCTGTTCGTCGTCGTGAGCGCGGTGCTGGTGGGCGCCATCTTCGTGGCCACCAACGTGATCGCCGACGACGCCGCCACCGAGGCAGCCCGCGCCCAGGCCGAGTCGGTCAGCGAGCTCCTGGCCCACACCACCGCCGAGCCGTACGTCGGTGGGGGACTGCTCAGCGGCAAGCCGGGCGCCTCCGACAGGTTCTTCCGCAAGGCCCCGAACCTGCTGCAGAGCAAGGACGTCGACAGCGTCGACCTGTTCGCCTCCGACGGGACCCTCATCTACAGCCAGGACGACCCCGCCGCGGTCCCGATCATGACCCGTGAGCGCTACGAGCTCAGCGACGCCCAGCGCGACGTGCTGGCCGAGGGCGGCACCGGATCCGAGCTGGCCGACCCAACAACTCAGCGCAGCCTCGACCGCACCGGCAACGAGGACGGGCTGGTCAAGATCTTCACCCAGATCCAGACCCCGCGCGGCGAGCCCGTGCTGTTCGTGGCCTACTGGGCACTCGACGGCCTGGAGGATCGCCGTACCCAGATCTTCGGGTCGTTCCGCTGGATCACCCTCGGCCCACTGATGCTCCTCTCCCTGATCTCCGCGGGGATGCTGGGCCTGCTCACCATGCAGGTACGCCGCGCCGGGCGTGAGCGGGAGCGTCTGCTGCAGTCGGCCATGGACGCCTCCGACGCCGAGCGCCGGCGGATCGCCCGCGACCTGCACGACGGCGTGGTTCAGGACCTCGCCGGCACCGCGTTCTCCCTCTCCGCCGTGGCCCGCGACTCCCAGGTGCCGCCGCCGGTGCGCCTCCGCCTCGATGCCGCCGGCGCGTCGCTGCGCGACGGGCTGAAGTCGCTGCGCTCCCTGCTGGCCGAGATCCACCCTCCCGACCTGCACGGCAAGGGCCTGTCCTCGGCGCTCTCCGACCTCCTGGCTCCGGCCAGCGCAGCGGGCATCGGCGCGTCCGTGAGCGTCGACGGACTCGAGGAGGCCCCCGAGGCCGAGGTGGCGCTGCTGTGGCGGGTGGCCCAGGAGGCGGTGCGCAACACGCTGCGCCACGCGCAGGCCTCGACCCTGGCCGTGACCGTGCGCGGGAACGCCTCGGGCAGCCTGCTCGAGGTCGTCGACGACGGCACCGGCTTCGACCAGGACTGCGCCAGCGGCCCCGAGCACTTCGGTCTGACGGGGCTGCGCAGCCTCGTGGCCGACGCCGGCGGACACCTCGAGGTCCACTCCGCCCCCGGCGAGGGCACCACCGTCCGGTTGGCGGTACGCCGATGA